The DNA window CATTGAAAGATTAAATAATAGAACTGAAAGCAGGCATATTCATACGCTTGAATtcatctaaatttttattttgaaaatgctTAGCTCCAAAGAGAACAGTAATGGGACGGCCTGTTCTATCAAATCCTTgcataaacattttattttgtgcAATTTCATTTGGAACTTCTGATGGGGAAACTGAACCATTTGGAACAAATTCATTTCTCCATTTCAGGTACTTGAGGAGCATGGCAGAAGCTTTCTTCACATCGAAATCACGAGCTCGGAGAAATCTTTTAAGAGTCATGTCATCAATTTCCTGCACACCAAagcttaaaattataaatggaCCACTCActttaatatgattttaaatgtttttgtcAGAAAGTATGCGGTAAATTTTGTCAAATAGTACATCTCATGAAAGCTAAAGTTATTGCACCCCTTTTTGCAGTCAACTAGTTGTACGGTTAAATTTAAAAGGAGTATTAATTTGAAAGgaatattagaatttttttttttttagttaatatcGTTGGTTTTAATGTTATCAAACTAAGAGATTGTTTAAATTGatagattttaattaaataaaattatacgcTCTTCAAAgttcataaattaaattaaatcaatataaTAAGATAGAATGTTATTGTAGtcttctaaaaattaaaatcctatCGATTTATGTGAGTAAGATTTAAAATTCATGATCTCAATAACGGTTAtatagattataaaaaaaaaatccaattcaaACTGCGGttaagtgatttttttatgaattttcaatGAGTAACAGTCAGAGAATTAATATTCTTGAAAAGTTTTCAGGTCATATGCATTCATTGAAAAACGTTTCTATTacctttaaaaattgatttccataaaatttggaaaaataaaCCAAGAGAGACATATTTTGAAACAGATTTATAGTTCTCTCCTACAACTTGAGTATCAAGAACTGTGAGTTGTTAGTTAGTGACCAACTAGAGCTACACTCCATACGTTTTGGAGATTAATTACCTGCCTGATATATCGTTCAACAGGTTCAAATCTAAGACTATTTCAACCCTaaaccaaaaaccaaaaaaataacaaatcaagAAACTACAATTTTTTATGCAGTCTGAGTTCATACTTTATTcataaaatcaaaccaattaaaagttaaaagaataTGATAAATTAGTGAAAAATATGTAAAAGTTTACCTTGGAAATAAAGGGTGGTTGTGTTTGAAGAGAATCTCTGAAAAGACGGAGTTTAGCTACCATCCCATTGCTTTGACAGTCACTCTCTTCAACTGCATAATTTTGTTTCCCCGTTTGATCTCCATTAATTTTCGTCATTTGTTCACCGTTCATCATGTGAACTCGAATTCTTTCTATCTTTTGGGGTTTTTTAATACCAACTCCGAGGCTTACTTTTAACAGAAAGAAACAACAAAGTTTGCCGAAATGTGAAGGAAAAAACGCATTAACTGTTGAGCTACATCATTTAAGACATGCGTTATGCATATACTTCGATTCTCGATCACAATTCACACCTTACAATTACATGAAGGTGGTGGATGATATTAATGACTTGTACTACTAGTTAGTTATACATGTTCAACCACACACGACTTCTTGTTTCCCAAATAATTAATGTTGCTAAATTCTTATGTTGCTGTATTACACTAAGAAAATTACtacaatatttattaaataaatatgtatatacattttattaaattacatATGTAGACATAGAGTATAGTCGATGAGCTTTATTAAGATTATGCTTAATTATAGTtctagtaattaattaaattgtttactGTGATGTTTTAAACTAGAATTGTATTTGAAGAACTCGCCAGACTCTCACCGCCACCATCAGCACTGTAGACGTGGTAAAAACTGTGatgaaactaaaaaaaatattcgtCTTAATGGAAGTAGGAAAATTGGGTATTAGAGTAATACTGTGGTTTGTATGATGAGCAGGTTAAAACGCAACGACCACGAAAAGCACCATGGCCTCTCCATCTAATATAACTTCGTAGGGAGTGGCACTGTGGCTGAGCCATCCCCTAATCAGAAGTTCCACCCCTCATTTAATGGAAGAAGGGTTGtcaatatttataaaacaaaaacataagaTGTCGGtgtattttagttattttgattttaaatacatctaattttttttatcaaaaaaaaatacatctaattttaattattataaaataatatgtctaacattttatattaaatttaaacaaacacCTTGTCtaacatgtatatataataaatattaataaactcATACAGTCCACcttctaatagttaatattctataaattaataattctaataattaatagaaaattaagagaaccaacttcgtttcacgtcggataattaataattctattatttaataagtaataaaatttaaaatatattctcatgaatattaattattagagagatttttttaaagaaatatataacaattgatgatttatttgagacaatactaaccttaattcataaaatggaagttaaaataccatcaaatcataattttctaattcttttgagaaattttaaaagaagttattagataaacaaattaaaataagtaaagtatctccagtataaaaaatattaaaaattattttattttatgaatacaacttcttaataattatttttgaatttgatatcaattgatattttttaaattgaatataaaattatttcttttaaattcagtgattgtaaagtgtatttagttagtttttttataatataatattaacattaggtctattaatgtagatgctttaaaatattttttatattttttttatataaattcaataaattaataattctaataattaataaatttttgatccaccgtatgtattaattatcagagggtcgaaagtacatttgttaatttttttaaatcttaaagAAAgtgtatgatttttttatttcaaaattagaCCAAATAATAAATCGTTTGgtctatatatattttttaaaaagttgcatGCTGTGTTATTTAATGTAAAAAATGATTCAGCCAAGTAAAATTTAGcatctataaataattttttaaattctgaCACTGATAAGTTAGACATTATAATTATTCCTAATTATTTGAGTTACTCCCTAAAATAGCTATACacaacatttcgatttgtttttctaaagcATAATTTGTTGGGATATTTTtcgtctattttattttttttgtttatcaaaAGTAATAGATTTTTGTAATGTAAGTATTActattgaaatatattttttgtattatttttaattttgtcatattatcttttttattgattaattttcaaactatatatttattaaatagctTTGTATAtagattcaaaaaaaaaaatttgtatatCAATTCGGTGGCCAACAAATTTtccttttaataatatttggtaTTTGTACCGATAGTTACATGTATCTACATCTTACTGTTATTGTTGctagaaataaaaatatcattatggCATTTGTCTGTAAgtgcattttttttttcgtttgatGGATACGTGCCATATTATTAACAGCATATAATAAGTAGATCTCCAACATGGAataactttttaattatatacgGTGACATCATATATCATGGCATTCTTGAAAGTTTATGAAATACtttaatgtaatttaatttttaaataatactccaTTTGCGTCattttataactttattttttaatggctaatttaaaaaatttctttatatttttatattatgtttatttttcttttataaattaaaagtgattttttaaaaaaaaatatcattaccATTTAtaggataaataaaaaattaaatgagatgaaaaaaaaacaaaataaatattaaatatattttatgtcatttaaattttgatttttttcttttaataatgaACATACATCTTTTCaccaagaattaaaaaaaaaatattttttgtacttatccatttgaaatatatttatacatatatacacacacgGATAATATGATAAAAATAGGGGAGGATCTCAGAATGGGTTGCATAgtattactactaaataaacCCTACAAGATAATCATGTTTAATCCAAAATTTAgattattctaatttatttatatataaactatATGTCCTTAGGATCTGCAGTTTTGAGCAATGTTTTGTTTCTTCCCCCAGCTCCAGGTACTTTATTTGCCGTTTGTCAGGATTGGAACTAATGGAAGTTTCCCTCCATATATTTCCGGGATCTGGGACTCGTCAATATCTTCAAGGAGAGTCGATTTCAACTTTTTGTTCTCCACAAATACTATCTGCAAGTAAACGCAGAAACATTATAATATATCAATCAGGGTCGCGAAATGCAGATTACATCCATATACATTTCGAGATGCTGGCGCTGCCAAGAAAATAGTTGGAGAAGCGTTGTACATATGAATCAAAGAAAACGTACCTTCTTCCTGGTGTTGTTGTCGATAAAAGGGTAAACTAGTTTCCAGACTGCCATAAAAATGTAAGGAACATGCACAATGAA is part of the Mercurialis annua linkage group LG3, ddMerAnnu1.2, whole genome shotgun sequence genome and encodes:
- the LOC126675521 gene encoding sec14 cytosolic factor-like, translating into MMNGEQMTKINGDQTGKQNYAVEESDCQSNGMVAKLRLFRDSLQTQPPFISKEIDDMTLKRFLRARDFDVKKASAMLLKYLKWRNEFVPNGSVSPSEVPNEIAQNKMFMQGFDRTGRPITVLFGAKHFQNKNLDEFKRYVVGALDKLCARVPAEQEKFVVIGDLQGWCYANCDFHGYLAALSILQDYFPERLGKVFIVHVPYIFMAVWKLVCPFIDHNTRKKIVFVENKKLKSTLLEDIDETQMPEIYGGQLPLVPILQSC